From Homo sapiens chromosome 6, GRCh38.p14 Primary Assembly, the proteins below share one genomic window:
- the NHSL1 gene encoding NHS-like protein 1 isoform X10, which translates to MFQNFPRSSYSYTSTLPMTGKMTTGLPNWSFWLFTLQCLFEIQLTLEHNTFELGGSTYMDFFNTVSPPYILGPATETKCEWKIQYSECDKLRHDGYRSSQYYSQGPTFAANASPFCDDYQDEDEETDQKCSLSSSEEERFISIRRPKTPASSDFSDLNTQTNWTKSLPLPTPEEKMRQQAQTVQADVVPINITGENFDRQASLRRSLIYTDTLVRRPKKVKRRKTITGVPDNIQKELASGTGQDDADGHSVYTPDHYSTLGRFNSCRSAGQRSETRDSSCQTEDVKVVPPSMRRIRAQKGQGIAAQMGHFSGSSGNMSVLSDSAGIVFPSRLDSDAGFHSLPRSGARANIQSLEPRLGALGPAGDMNGTFLYQRGHPQADENLGHLGGASGTGTLLRPKSQELRHFESENIMSPACVVSPHATYSTSIIPNATLSSSSEVIAIPTAQSAGQRESKSSGSSHARIKSRDHLISRHAVKGDPQSPGRHWNEGHATILSQDLDPHSPGEPALLSLCDSAVPLNAPANRENGSQAMPYNCRNNLAFPAHPQDVDGKSESSYSGGGGHSSSEPWEYKSSGNGRASPLKPHLATPGYSTPTSNMSSCSLDQTSNKEDAGSLYSEDHDGYCASVHTDSGHGSGNLCNSSDGFGNPRHSVINVFVGRAQKNQGDRSNYQDKSLSRNISLKKAKKPPLPPSRTDSLRRIPKKSSQCNGQVLNESLIATLQHSLQLSLPGKSGSSPSQSPCSDLEEPWLPRSRSQSTVSAGSSMTSATTPNVYSLCGATPSQSDTSSVKSEYTDPWGYYIDYTGMQEDPGNPAGGCSTSSGVPTGNGPVRHVQEGSRATMPQVPGGSVKPKIMSPEKSHRVISPSSGYSSQSNTPTALTPVPVFLKSVSPANGKGKPKPKVPERKSSLISSVSISSSSTSLSSSTSTEGSGTMKKLDPAVGSPPAPPPPPVPSPPFPCPADRSPFLPPPPPVTDCSQGSPLPHSPVFPPPPPEALIPFCSPPDWCLSPPRPALSPILPDSPVSLPLPPPLLPSSEPPPAPPLDPKFMKDTRPPFTNSGQPESSRGSLRPPSTKEETSRPPMPLITTEALQMVQLRPVRKNSGAEAAQLSERTAQEQRTPVAPQYHLKPSAFLKSRNSTNEMESESQPASVTSSLPTPAKSSSQGDHGSAAERGGPVSRSPGAPSAGEAEARPSPSTTPLPDSSPSRKPPPISKKPKLFLVVPPPQKDFAVEPAENVSEALRAVPSPTTGEEGSVHSREAKESSAAQAGSHATHPGTSVLEGGAAGSMSPSRVEANVPMVQPDVSPAPKQEEPAENSADTGGDGESCLSQQDGAAGVPETNAAGSSSEACDFLKEDGNDEVMTPSRPRTTEDLFAAIHRSKRKVLGRRDSDDDHSRNHSPSPPVTPTGAAPSLASPKQVGSIQRSIRKSSTSSDNFKALLLKKGSRSDTSARMSAAEMLKNTDPRFQRSRSEPSPDAPESPSSCSPSKNRRAQEEWAKNEGLMPRSLSFSGPRYGRSRTPPSAASSRYSMRNRIQSSPMTVISEGEGEAVEPVDSIARGALGAAEGCSLDGLAREEMDEGGLLCGEGPAASLQPQAPGPVDGTASAEGREPSPQCGGSLSEES; encoded by the exons tGTTCTCTGTCTTCATCAGAAGAAGAAAGATTTATTTCCATCAGGAGACCTAAAACACCAGCCTCAAGTGACTTCTCCGACCTTAATACTCAGACGAACTGGACCAAGTCGCTTCCACTGCCAACACCAGAAGAGAAGATGCGACAGCAAGCCCAAACAGTCCAGGCTGACGTGGTGCCTATTAACATAACTG GGGAGAATTTCGATCGCCAGGCCAGCCTTCGGCGGTCTCTAATTTACACAGACACTCTGGTAAGACGACCGAAGAAAGTCAAAAGGAGAAAGACTATTACAGGAGTCCCTGACAACATACAGAAGGAGCTAG CATCAGGCACTGGCCAAGATGATGCTGATGGCCACTCAGTGTACACCCCTGATCACTACTCTACACTAGGAAGGTTCAATAGCTGTCGGTCTGCTGGGCAGCGCTCAGAAACCAGGGACTCCAGCTGTCAGACGGAGGATGTGAAGGTCGTACCACCTTCCATGAGGAGAATCAGGGCACAGAAGGGGCAAGGCATTGCTGCCCAGATGGGCCACTTCTCAGGTTCCTCTGGCAACATGTCTGTGCTGAGCGATTCTGCAGGGATCGTATTCCCTTCCCGCCTTGACAGTGATGCTGGCTTCCATAGTCTTCCGCGTTCTGGAGCAAGGGCAAACATTCAGTCCCTTGAGCCGAGGCTGGGTGCCCTCGGCCCTGCAGGAGACATGAATGGCACTTTCCTCTACCAGAGAGGTCACCCACAAGCAGATGAAAACTTAGGCCATTTAGGAGGTGCCTCAGGGACTGGAACACTTTTGAGACCCAAATCCCAGGAGTTGAGACACTTCGAGAGTGAAAATATAATGAGCCCAGCGTGTGTGGTTTCTCCTCATGCAACCTACTCCACCAGCATCATCCCaaatgccacactgtcttcctctTCCGAGGTCATCGCTATTCCCACTGCTCAGAGTGCGGGACAGCGGGAAAGTAAAAGTTCTGGCTCATCACATGCAAGGATAAAATCCAGAGACCACCTCATCTCCAGGCATGCTGTGAAAGGTGATCCTCAGTCTCCCGGTCGCCACTGGAATGAGGGCCATGCCACCATTCTTTCACAGGACTTAGACCCTCATTCCCCTGGTGAACCCGCACTGTTGTCCCTCTGTGACTCAGCCGTCCCTCTAAATGCTCCAGCAAATAGGGAGAATGGGTCCCAAGCTATGCCGTATAATTGTAGAAACAACCTGGCCTTCCCAGCCCACCCCCAAGATGTGGATGGCAAGAGTGAATCTAGTTATTCAGGGGGCGGAGGGCACAGCAGCTCGGAGCCCTGGGAATACAAATCCTCAGGTAATGGAAGGGCATCCCCCCTGAAGCCGCATTTAGCAACTCCTGGCTATTCCACTCCCACAAGTAACATGAGCAGCTGCAGTTTGGACCAAACGTCCAACAAAGAGGATGCTGGGTCGCTGTATTCTGAGGACCACGATGGCTACTGTGCATCTGTGCACACTGACTCTGGACATGGATCTGGGAATCTGTGCAATAGCAGTGATGGCTTTGGGAACCCCAGGCACAGCGTGATCAATGTTTTTGTTGGAAGAGCTCAGAAAAACCAAGGGGACCGGTCCAATTACCAGGATAAATCCCTATCAAGAAACATCTCtttgaagaaagcaaagaagccTCCCCTGCCACCCTCCCGGACAGACTCCCTCCGCAGGATTCCCAAGAAGAGCAGCCAGTGCAACGGGCAGGTGCTCAACGAGAGCCTGATCGCCACACTCCAGCACTCGCTGCAGCTGAGCCTCCCAGGCAAGAGTGGCAGCTCGCCCTCCCAGAGCCCCTGCAGTGACTTGGAAGAGCCCTGGCTGCCCCGCTCCCGGAGCCAGAGCACAGTTAGTGCTGGCAGCAGCATGACTTCCGCCACCACCCCCAATGTCTACTCCCTGTGCGGGGCCACGCCATCGCAGAGTGACACAAGCAGCGTCAAGTCAGAGTACACGGACCCCTGGGGTTATTACATTGACTACACGGGCATGCAGGAAGATCCGGGGAACCCGGCAGGGGGCTGTTCAACCAGCAGTGGGGTGCCCACTGGGAACGGGCCAGTCCGCCATGTCCAAGAAGGGTCCAGAGCCACAATGCCCCAAGTGCCCGGTGGTTCAGTCAAACCAAAGATCATGTCACCAGAGAAGTCACACAGAGTCATTTCTCCATCCAGTGGGTATTCCAGCCAGTCGAATACACCCACAGCACTCACCCCTGTgcctgtgtttttaaaatcagtgtcACCAGCAAACGGGAAGGGGAAGCCCAAGCCCAAGGTACCAGAAAGGAAGTCCTCTCTGATATCTTCAGTATCCATTTCCTCATCGTCCACTTCTCTTTCTTCTAGTACTTCTACTGAAGGAAGTGGCACTATGAAGAAGCTGGATCCAGCCGTGGGCTCTCCcccggctcctcctcctcctcctgttcccTCTCCTCCATTCCCTTGTCCTGCAGACaggtctcctttccttcctcccccacctcctgTCACAGATTGCTCCCAGGGCTCTCCTCTGCCTCACTCTCCTGTGTTCCCCCCTCCGCCGCCAGAAGCTCTCATTCCTTTCTGCTCCCCACCTGATTGGTGCCTTTCTCCTCCCCGCCCTGCACTGAGCCCCATTCTTCCAGATTCACCTGTGTCCTTGCCATTGCCCCCACCTCTCTTACCTTCCTCGGAACCCCCACCTGCCCCACCTCTTGACCCCAAATTCATGAAAGACACCAGGCCGCCTTTCACAAATTCTGGCCAGCCAGAATCCTCCCGGGGATCCTTGAGGCCGCCTTCTACCAAGGAGGAGACCAGCAGGCCCCCCATGCCCCTGATAACCACGGAAGCATTGCAGATGGTGCAGTTGAGGCCCGTGAGAAAGAACTCAGGCGCTGAGGCGGCACAGTTGTCTGAACGAACAGCTCAGGAACAACGAACTCCAGTTGCTCCACAGTACCACTTAAAGCCATCTGCTTTCCTGAAATCCCGAAATAGCACAAATGAAATGGAGAGTGAAAGCCAGCCTGCCTCTGTGACAAGCTCGCTTCCGACGCCTGCCAAGAGCTCGAGTCAGGGTGACCATGGCAGTGCGGCTGAGCGTGGTGGCCCTGTGAGCCGCAGCCCTGGAGCTCCAAgcgctggggaggcagaggctcgGCCCAGCCCCAGCACCACCCCACTCCCAGACTCTTCACCCAGCAGGAAGCCACCCCCCATTTCCAAGAAGCCCAAACTGTTCCTGGTGGTACCACCTCCGCAGAAAGATTTTGCAGTGGAGCCCGCAGAGAACGTGAGCGAAGCCCTCCGAGCTGTGCCCAGCCCCACGACGGGAGAGGAGGGCTCTGTGCACAGCAGGGAGGCAAAAGAGAGTTCTGCAGCCCAAGCTGGCTCTCATGCCACGCACCCTGGCACCTCGGTTCTTGAGGGAGGAGCTGCAGGATCCATGTCTCCCAGCAGAGTGGAAGCCAATGTCCCCATGGTTCAGCCTGATGTCTCACCAGCCCCCAAGCAGGAGGAGCCAGCCGAGAACAGTGCGGATACTGGGGGCGATGGGGAGAGCTGCCTATCTCAACAGGACGGAGCAG CTGGGGTGCCGGAGACCAACGCAGCCGGTTCATCCTCAGAGGCCTGTGACTTCCTCAAGGAAGACGGGAATGATGAGGTAATGACCCCCAGTCGACCCAGGACCACAGAAGACCTTTTTGCAGCTATTCACAG ATCCAAAAGGAAAGTCCTCGGCCGTAGAGATTCAGATGATGACCACTCCCGAAACCATTCTCCCTCCCCGCCCGTGACACCCACCGGCGCTGCCCCAAGCCTGGCCTCTCCAAAGCAAGTGGGGTCGATTCAGAGAAGCATCCGAAAGAGCAGCACCAGCAGTGACAACTTCAAAGCTCTGCTGCTGAAAAAGGGCAGTCGTTCAGACACCAGCGCCCGCATGTCTGCAGCAGAGATGCTCAAGAACACAGACCCTAGATTCCAGAGGTCGAGGTCAGAGCCTTCCCCAGATGCCCCCGAGAGCCCGTCAAGCTGCTCCCCAAGCAAGAACAGAAGGGCGCAGGAGGAGTGGGCCAAGAACGAAGGCTTGATGCCTCGGAGTCTGTCCTTTTCCGGCCCCAGGTACGGCCGCAGCCGAACGCCGCCTTCTGCCGCCAGCAGCAGGTACAGCATGCGGAACCGGATCCAGAGCAGCCCCATGACCGTCATCtcggagggagaaggggaagccGTGGAGCCTGTGGACAGCATAGCCCGCGGGGCTCTGGGCGCTGCGGAGGGATGTTCCCTGGACGGACTGGCGAGGGAGGAGATGGACGAGGGCGGCCTGCTCTGTGGGGAGGGGCCTGCCgcctccctgcagccccaggcCCCCGGCCCTGTGGATGGGACAGCCAGTGCAGAGGGCAGAGAGCCCTCCCCACAGTGTGGCGGTTCTCTGAGCGAGGAGAGTTAG
- the NHSL1 gene encoding NHS-like protein 1 isoform X12 — MKGSSYSYTSTLPMTGKMTTGLPNWSFWLFTLQCLFEIQLTLEHNTFELGGSTYMDFFNTVSPPYILGPATETKCEWKIQYSECDKLRHDGYRSSQYYSQGPTFAANASPFCDDYQDEDEETDQKCSLSSSEEERFISIRRPKTPASSDFSDLNTQTNWTKSLPLPTPEEKMRQQAQTVQADVVPINITGENFDRQASLRRSLIYTDTLVRRPKKVKRRKTITGVPDNIQKELASGTGQDDADGHSVYTPDHYSTLGRFNSCRSAGQRSETRDSSCQTEDVKVVPPSMRRIRAQKGQGIAAQMGHFSGSSGNMSVLSDSAGIVFPSRLDSDAGFHSLPRSGARANIQSLEPRLGALGPAGDMNGTFLYQRGHPQADENLGHLGGASGTGTLLRPKSQELRHFESENIMSPACVVSPHATYSTSIIPNATLSSSSEVIAIPTAQSAGQRESKSSGSSHARIKSRDHLISRHAVKGDPQSPGRHWNEGHATILSQDLDPHSPGEPALLSLCDSAVPLNAPANRENGSQAMPYNCRNNLAFPAHPQDVDGKSESSYSGGGGHSSSEPWEYKSSGNGRASPLKPHLATPGYSTPTSNMSSCSLDQTSNKEDAGSLYSEDHDGYCASVHTDSGHGSGNLCNSSDGFGNPRHSVINVFVGRAQKNQGDRSNYQDKSLSRNISLKKAKKPPLPPSRTDSLRRIPKKSSQCNGQVLNESLIATLQHSLQLSLPGKSGSSPSQSPCSDLEEPWLPRSRSQSTVSAGSSMTSATTPNVYSLCGATPSQSDTSSVKSEYTDPWGYYIDYTGMQEDPGNPAGGCSTSSGVPTGNGPVRHVQEGSRATMPQVPGGSVKPKIMSPEKSHRVISPSSGYSSQSNTPTALTPVPVFLKSVSPANGKGKPKPKVPERKSSLISSVSISSSSTSLSSSTSTEGSGTMKKLDPAVGSPPAPPPPPVPSPPFPCPADRSPFLPPPPPVTDCSQGSPLPHSPVFPPPPPEALIPFCSPPDWCLSPPRPALSPILPDSPVSLPLPPPLLPSSEPPPAPPLDPKFMKDTRPPFTNSGQPESSRGSLRPPSTKEETSRPPMPLITTEALQMVQLRPVRKNSGAEAAQLSERTAQEQRTPVAPQYHLKPSAFLKSRNSTNEMESESQPASVTSSLPTPAKSSSQGDHGSAAERGGPVSRSPGAPSAGEAEARPSPSTTPLPDSSPSRKPPPISKKPKLFLVVPPPQKDFAVEPAENVSEALRAVPSPTTGEEGSVHSREAKESSAAQAGSHATHPGTSVLEGGAAGSMSPSRVEANVPMVQPDVSPAPKQEEPAENSADTGGDGESCLSQQDGAAGVPETNAAGSSSEACDFLKEDGNDEVMTPSRPRTTEDLFAAIHRSKRKVLGRRDSDDDHSRNHSPSPPVTPTGAAPSLASPKQVGSIQRSIRKSSTSSDNFKALLLKKGSRSDTSARMSAAEMLKNTDPRFQRSRSEPSPDAPESPSSCSPSKNRRAQEEWAKNEGLMPRSLSFSGPRYGRSRTPPSAASSRYSMRNRIQSSPMTVISEGEGEAVEPVDSIARGALGAAEGCSLDGLAREEMDEGGLLCGEGPAASLQPQAPGPVDGTASAEGREPSPQCGGSLSEES, encoded by the exons tGTTCTCTGTCTTCATCAGAAGAAGAAAGATTTATTTCCATCAGGAGACCTAAAACACCAGCCTCAAGTGACTTCTCCGACCTTAATACTCAGACGAACTGGACCAAGTCGCTTCCACTGCCAACACCAGAAGAGAAGATGCGACAGCAAGCCCAAACAGTCCAGGCTGACGTGGTGCCTATTAACATAACTG GGGAGAATTTCGATCGCCAGGCCAGCCTTCGGCGGTCTCTAATTTACACAGACACTCTGGTAAGACGACCGAAGAAAGTCAAAAGGAGAAAGACTATTACAGGAGTCCCTGACAACATACAGAAGGAGCTAG CATCAGGCACTGGCCAAGATGATGCTGATGGCCACTCAGTGTACACCCCTGATCACTACTCTACACTAGGAAGGTTCAATAGCTGTCGGTCTGCTGGGCAGCGCTCAGAAACCAGGGACTCCAGCTGTCAGACGGAGGATGTGAAGGTCGTACCACCTTCCATGAGGAGAATCAGGGCACAGAAGGGGCAAGGCATTGCTGCCCAGATGGGCCACTTCTCAGGTTCCTCTGGCAACATGTCTGTGCTGAGCGATTCTGCAGGGATCGTATTCCCTTCCCGCCTTGACAGTGATGCTGGCTTCCATAGTCTTCCGCGTTCTGGAGCAAGGGCAAACATTCAGTCCCTTGAGCCGAGGCTGGGTGCCCTCGGCCCTGCAGGAGACATGAATGGCACTTTCCTCTACCAGAGAGGTCACCCACAAGCAGATGAAAACTTAGGCCATTTAGGAGGTGCCTCAGGGACTGGAACACTTTTGAGACCCAAATCCCAGGAGTTGAGACACTTCGAGAGTGAAAATATAATGAGCCCAGCGTGTGTGGTTTCTCCTCATGCAACCTACTCCACCAGCATCATCCCaaatgccacactgtcttcctctTCCGAGGTCATCGCTATTCCCACTGCTCAGAGTGCGGGACAGCGGGAAAGTAAAAGTTCTGGCTCATCACATGCAAGGATAAAATCCAGAGACCACCTCATCTCCAGGCATGCTGTGAAAGGTGATCCTCAGTCTCCCGGTCGCCACTGGAATGAGGGCCATGCCACCATTCTTTCACAGGACTTAGACCCTCATTCCCCTGGTGAACCCGCACTGTTGTCCCTCTGTGACTCAGCCGTCCCTCTAAATGCTCCAGCAAATAGGGAGAATGGGTCCCAAGCTATGCCGTATAATTGTAGAAACAACCTGGCCTTCCCAGCCCACCCCCAAGATGTGGATGGCAAGAGTGAATCTAGTTATTCAGGGGGCGGAGGGCACAGCAGCTCGGAGCCCTGGGAATACAAATCCTCAGGTAATGGAAGGGCATCCCCCCTGAAGCCGCATTTAGCAACTCCTGGCTATTCCACTCCCACAAGTAACATGAGCAGCTGCAGTTTGGACCAAACGTCCAACAAAGAGGATGCTGGGTCGCTGTATTCTGAGGACCACGATGGCTACTGTGCATCTGTGCACACTGACTCTGGACATGGATCTGGGAATCTGTGCAATAGCAGTGATGGCTTTGGGAACCCCAGGCACAGCGTGATCAATGTTTTTGTTGGAAGAGCTCAGAAAAACCAAGGGGACCGGTCCAATTACCAGGATAAATCCCTATCAAGAAACATCTCtttgaagaaagcaaagaagccTCCCCTGCCACCCTCCCGGACAGACTCCCTCCGCAGGATTCCCAAGAAGAGCAGCCAGTGCAACGGGCAGGTGCTCAACGAGAGCCTGATCGCCACACTCCAGCACTCGCTGCAGCTGAGCCTCCCAGGCAAGAGTGGCAGCTCGCCCTCCCAGAGCCCCTGCAGTGACTTGGAAGAGCCCTGGCTGCCCCGCTCCCGGAGCCAGAGCACAGTTAGTGCTGGCAGCAGCATGACTTCCGCCACCACCCCCAATGTCTACTCCCTGTGCGGGGCCACGCCATCGCAGAGTGACACAAGCAGCGTCAAGTCAGAGTACACGGACCCCTGGGGTTATTACATTGACTACACGGGCATGCAGGAAGATCCGGGGAACCCGGCAGGGGGCTGTTCAACCAGCAGTGGGGTGCCCACTGGGAACGGGCCAGTCCGCCATGTCCAAGAAGGGTCCAGAGCCACAATGCCCCAAGTGCCCGGTGGTTCAGTCAAACCAAAGATCATGTCACCAGAGAAGTCACACAGAGTCATTTCTCCATCCAGTGGGTATTCCAGCCAGTCGAATACACCCACAGCACTCACCCCTGTgcctgtgtttttaaaatcagtgtcACCAGCAAACGGGAAGGGGAAGCCCAAGCCCAAGGTACCAGAAAGGAAGTCCTCTCTGATATCTTCAGTATCCATTTCCTCATCGTCCACTTCTCTTTCTTCTAGTACTTCTACTGAAGGAAGTGGCACTATGAAGAAGCTGGATCCAGCCGTGGGCTCTCCcccggctcctcctcctcctcctgttcccTCTCCTCCATTCCCTTGTCCTGCAGACaggtctcctttccttcctcccccacctcctgTCACAGATTGCTCCCAGGGCTCTCCTCTGCCTCACTCTCCTGTGTTCCCCCCTCCGCCGCCAGAAGCTCTCATTCCTTTCTGCTCCCCACCTGATTGGTGCCTTTCTCCTCCCCGCCCTGCACTGAGCCCCATTCTTCCAGATTCACCTGTGTCCTTGCCATTGCCCCCACCTCTCTTACCTTCCTCGGAACCCCCACCTGCCCCACCTCTTGACCCCAAATTCATGAAAGACACCAGGCCGCCTTTCACAAATTCTGGCCAGCCAGAATCCTCCCGGGGATCCTTGAGGCCGCCTTCTACCAAGGAGGAGACCAGCAGGCCCCCCATGCCCCTGATAACCACGGAAGCATTGCAGATGGTGCAGTTGAGGCCCGTGAGAAAGAACTCAGGCGCTGAGGCGGCACAGTTGTCTGAACGAACAGCTCAGGAACAACGAACTCCAGTTGCTCCACAGTACCACTTAAAGCCATCTGCTTTCCTGAAATCCCGAAATAGCACAAATGAAATGGAGAGTGAAAGCCAGCCTGCCTCTGTGACAAGCTCGCTTCCGACGCCTGCCAAGAGCTCGAGTCAGGGTGACCATGGCAGTGCGGCTGAGCGTGGTGGCCCTGTGAGCCGCAGCCCTGGAGCTCCAAgcgctggggaggcagaggctcgGCCCAGCCCCAGCACCACCCCACTCCCAGACTCTTCACCCAGCAGGAAGCCACCCCCCATTTCCAAGAAGCCCAAACTGTTCCTGGTGGTACCACCTCCGCAGAAAGATTTTGCAGTGGAGCCCGCAGAGAACGTGAGCGAAGCCCTCCGAGCTGTGCCCAGCCCCACGACGGGAGAGGAGGGCTCTGTGCACAGCAGGGAGGCAAAAGAGAGTTCTGCAGCCCAAGCTGGCTCTCATGCCACGCACCCTGGCACCTCGGTTCTTGAGGGAGGAGCTGCAGGATCCATGTCTCCCAGCAGAGTGGAAGCCAATGTCCCCATGGTTCAGCCTGATGTCTCACCAGCCCCCAAGCAGGAGGAGCCAGCCGAGAACAGTGCGGATACTGGGGGCGATGGGGAGAGCTGCCTATCTCAACAGGACGGAGCAG CTGGGGTGCCGGAGACCAACGCAGCCGGTTCATCCTCAGAGGCCTGTGACTTCCTCAAGGAAGACGGGAATGATGAGGTAATGACCCCCAGTCGACCCAGGACCACAGAAGACCTTTTTGCAGCTATTCACAG ATCCAAAAGGAAAGTCCTCGGCCGTAGAGATTCAGATGATGACCACTCCCGAAACCATTCTCCCTCCCCGCCCGTGACACCCACCGGCGCTGCCCCAAGCCTGGCCTCTCCAAAGCAAGTGGGGTCGATTCAGAGAAGCATCCGAAAGAGCAGCACCAGCAGTGACAACTTCAAAGCTCTGCTGCTGAAAAAGGGCAGTCGTTCAGACACCAGCGCCCGCATGTCTGCAGCAGAGATGCTCAAGAACACAGACCCTAGATTCCAGAGGTCGAGGTCAGAGCCTTCCCCAGATGCCCCCGAGAGCCCGTCAAGCTGCTCCCCAAGCAAGAACAGAAGGGCGCAGGAGGAGTGGGCCAAGAACGAAGGCTTGATGCCTCGGAGTCTGTCCTTTTCCGGCCCCAGGTACGGCCGCAGCCGAACGCCGCCTTCTGCCGCCAGCAGCAGGTACAGCATGCGGAACCGGATCCAGAGCAGCCCCATGACCGTCATCtcggagggagaaggggaagccGTGGAGCCTGTGGACAGCATAGCCCGCGGGGCTCTGGGCGCTGCGGAGGGATGTTCCCTGGACGGACTGGCGAGGGAGGAGATGGACGAGGGCGGCCTGCTCTGTGGGGAGGGGCCTGCCgcctccctgcagccccaggcCCCCGGCCCTGTGGATGGGACAGCCAGTGCAGAGGGCAGAGAGCCCTCCCCACAGTGTGGCGGTTCTCTGAGCGAGGAGAGTTAG